One genomic window of Paenibacillus xylanilyticus includes the following:
- the gcvPB gene encoding aminomethyl-transferring glycine dehydrogenase subunit GcvPB → MAQAASPAPEQSLIFELSSPGRVAYSLPECDVPRQDPASLIPREMLRSEAAALPEVFEVDVIRHYTALSRRNFGVDNGFYPLGSCTMKYNPKINEDVARYNGFAKIHPHQPESSIQGALELLYTLQNDLAGLTGMDAVTLQPAAGAHGEWTGLMMIRAYHESRGEQRTKVIVPDSSHGTNPASATVAGFETITIPSRADGLVDLDALRAAVGSDTAALMLTNPNTLGLFEKDIQEIASIVHQAGGLLYYDGANSNAIMGITRPGDMGFDVVHLNLHKTMSTPHGGGGPGAGPVGVKNRLIPFLPKPMVIKNDQGQYALDREGDQSIGRVKAYYGNFGILVRAYAYILTYGPEGLRRVSECAVLNANYMMARLAPYYEIPYPGVCKHEFVMSGRGLKQYGVRTLDVAKRLLDFGYHPPTVYFPLNVEECIMIEPTETESKETLDGFIDTMIRIAKEAEETPELVLNAPYGTPVTRLDETTAARKPVLNCACS, encoded by the coding sequence ATGGCACAAGCAGCATCGCCTGCTCCAGAGCAGTCGCTGATCTTTGAACTGAGCAGCCCGGGTCGTGTCGCTTACTCCCTTCCTGAATGCGATGTTCCGCGTCAAGATCCCGCGAGCTTGATTCCCCGGGAAATGCTGCGCTCGGAAGCAGCTGCACTGCCTGAGGTATTTGAAGTGGATGTCATTCGTCACTATACTGCCCTTTCCCGCCGGAACTTCGGGGTAGATAATGGATTCTATCCACTTGGCTCTTGTACAATGAAGTACAATCCGAAAATTAACGAAGATGTCGCTCGCTACAATGGATTTGCCAAGATTCATCCGCATCAGCCTGAATCCAGTATTCAAGGTGCACTTGAACTTCTGTATACGTTGCAAAACGACCTTGCAGGTCTGACTGGCATGGACGCGGTGACCCTGCAACCAGCTGCTGGTGCACATGGTGAATGGACCGGACTCATGATGATTCGTGCCTATCACGAAAGTCGTGGTGAACAGCGGACCAAAGTCATTGTTCCGGATTCTTCACACGGCACCAACCCGGCAAGTGCAACCGTGGCTGGCTTCGAGACAATAACCATTCCATCCCGGGCGGACGGTCTGGTTGATCTGGATGCACTGCGTGCAGCCGTAGGTTCGGATACTGCAGCCTTGATGCTGACCAACCCAAATACCCTGGGATTGTTTGAAAAGGACATTCAGGAGATTGCCTCCATCGTGCATCAAGCCGGTGGCCTTCTCTATTATGACGGAGCCAACTCCAATGCCATTATGGGTATTACCCGTCCTGGTGACATGGGCTTCGATGTCGTGCATCTGAACTTGCACAAAACGATGAGTACTCCGCACGGCGGAGGAGGTCCTGGTGCGGGACCTGTCGGCGTAAAAAATCGCCTGATTCCGTTCTTACCGAAACCGATGGTGATCAAGAACGATCAGGGACAATACGCGCTGGATCGCGAAGGAGATCAATCGATTGGTCGGGTCAAAGCATATTACGGCAACTTCGGTATCTTGGTACGCGCCTATGCTTACATTCTTACGTATGGACCTGAAGGCTTGCGCCGGGTATCCGAATGTGCCGTACTCAATGCAAACTATATGATGGCACGGCTTGCACCTTATTACGAAATTCCGTACCCGGGCGTATGTAAGCATGAATTTGTCATGTCTGGCCGGGGCCTGAAGCAATATGGTGTAAGAACATTGGATGTAGCCAAACGACTGCTTGATTTCGGGTATCATCCGCCAACCGTCTACTTCCCGCTCAACGTAGAGGAATGTATCATGATTGAACCAACGGAAACGGAGAGCAAAGAAACGCTGGATGGCTTTATCGATACGATGATTCGCATCGCCAAGGAAGCAGAAGAGACACCTGAACTGGTACTCAATGCCCCTTACGGCACGCCGGTTACCCGTCTGGATGAGACCACAGCAGCACGTAAACCTGTATTGAACTGCGCTTGCAGTTAA
- the ptsP gene encoding phosphoenolpyruvate--protein phosphotransferase, with the protein MLNVSGIAASAGIAIAKAFILEHPDYSVEKRQINDVDAEIAKLDSALGKSQSELEAIKERTLQELGEKKAEIFASHLLILNDPELIDPVKAKIADEKVNAEFALNETASQFISMFENMKSAYLQERAADMRDVTKRVLNHLLGIDFMSPAEISEEVIVLAEDLTPSDTAQLNRQYVKGFATNIGGRTSHSAIMARSLEIPAVVGTKDILAQAKQGDMIIVDGLDGHVLVNPTDEVIAEYRSKQEQYDAQRAEWRKLRDEPTVTVDNVHVELAANIGTPNDVTGVLENGGEAVGLYRTEFLYMGRDKLPSEDIQYNAYKAVLEKMEGKPVVVRTLDIGGDKELPYLDLPKEMNPFLGFRAVRLCLDRLDIFRTQLRALLRASVHGNLRVMFPMIATLGEFREAKAVLLEEKEKLVAEGIAVSDSIQLGIMVEIPSTAVLADQFAKEVDFFSIGTNDLIQYTMAADRMNERVSYLYQPYNPAILRLVKMVIDAAHREGKWVGMCGEMAGDETAIPLLLGLGLDEFSMSATSILPARSQITKLSRADMQELAAKALDMQTAEQVVELVQSIKA; encoded by the coding sequence ATGCTTAATGTTTCCGGGATCGCGGCTTCGGCGGGTATTGCTATCGCCAAGGCGTTTATCTTGGAGCATCCTGATTACTCTGTAGAAAAACGCCAAATCAACGACGTTGACGCAGAGATCGCAAAACTCGACTCAGCACTGGGCAAGTCCCAGTCTGAGCTTGAGGCGATCAAAGAGCGTACTTTACAAGAGCTTGGCGAGAAGAAAGCTGAAATCTTTGCTTCCCATTTGCTCATTCTGAATGACCCGGAACTGATTGATCCGGTAAAAGCAAAAATTGCTGATGAAAAAGTGAATGCAGAATTTGCACTCAACGAAACGGCATCGCAATTTATCTCCATGTTCGAAAACATGAAGAGTGCTTACCTGCAGGAACGTGCTGCAGATATGCGTGACGTGACCAAACGTGTGCTGAATCACTTGCTTGGTATCGACTTCATGAGTCCGGCTGAGATCAGCGAAGAAGTGATTGTGCTGGCGGAGGATCTGACGCCTTCCGATACAGCTCAATTGAACCGTCAATATGTTAAAGGTTTTGCAACTAACATTGGCGGACGTACTTCCCACTCTGCAATTATGGCTCGTTCTCTTGAAATCCCGGCTGTTGTGGGAACCAAAGACATTCTGGCACAAGCTAAACAAGGCGATATGATTATCGTTGATGGCTTGGACGGTCATGTTCTGGTTAACCCAACAGATGAGGTAATTGCGGAGTATCGTTCCAAACAGGAACAATATGATGCACAACGTGCCGAGTGGAGAAAACTGCGTGACGAACCAACCGTAACAGTGGATAACGTTCATGTGGAACTGGCAGCTAACATTGGTACGCCGAATGACGTTACCGGTGTTCTGGAGAACGGTGGAGAGGCTGTAGGCCTGTACCGTACCGAGTTCTTGTACATGGGCAGAGATAAACTTCCTTCCGAGGATATTCAGTACAATGCTTACAAAGCTGTACTTGAAAAAATGGAAGGCAAACCTGTCGTTGTTCGTACACTCGATATCGGTGGAGACAAAGAGCTTCCATATCTGGATCTGCCAAAAGAAATGAACCCATTCCTTGGTTTCCGTGCAGTTCGTCTGTGTCTGGACCGTCTGGATATTTTCCGTACTCAATTGCGTGCATTGCTGCGTGCAAGCGTACATGGCAACCTGCGTGTCATGTTCCCAATGATCGCAACACTGGGTGAATTCCGTGAAGCGAAAGCGGTCCTGCTCGAAGAGAAGGAAAAGCTGGTAGCTGAAGGGATTGCTGTTTCCGACAGCATCCAACTGGGTATCATGGTCGAGATTCCTTCGACTGCTGTGCTTGCGGATCAATTTGCCAAAGAGGTTGATTTCTTCAGTATCGGAACGAACGATCTGATTCAATACACGATGGCAGCTGACCGTATGAACGAGCGTGTATCCTATCTGTACCAACCATACAACCCTGCTATTTTGCGTCTGGTGAAAATGGTCATCGATGCAGCACATCGCGAAGGTAAATGGGTTGGTATGTGTGGAGAGATGGCGGGAGACGAAACAGCAATTCCATTGCTGCTTGGTCTCGGACTGGATGAGTTCAGCATGAGCGCAACATCCATCCTGCCAGCTCGTAGCCAGATCACCAAGCTGTCCCGTGCGGACATGCAGGAACTGGCTGCCAAAGCTCTGGACATGCAAACTGCTGAGCAAGTGGTTGAATTGGTTCAAAGCATCAAAGCGTAA
- a CDS encoding PTS mannitol transporter subunit IICB — translation MSNLDQTSNSKGGLRVGVQRFGRFLSGMVMPNMGAFIAWGLITAMFIKTGWFPNETIATLVDPMIKYLLPLLIGYTGGTMVHGQRGGVIGAIMTIGVIVGSDIPMFLGAMIAGPLAAWIIKKFDKAVEGKIKAGFEMLVNNFSAGIIGGILAIIALLGIGPAVEGISTVLSAGVQGLMNLGLLPLVNLIIEPGKVLFLNNAINHGILTPIATDQARELGQSVLYMLESNPGPGLGILLAYCFFGRGTARSSAPGAVIIHFFGGIHEIYFPYILMKPILILAAIAGGVAGTATFMLTGAGLVSAPSPGSIIAYSLLTPKGGYLPMLAGVAVAAIVSFLVAALLLKTGKQKEEDLESAANRMKDMKSQGNTANAAVTADNREADRAADLASSAVKAKTDVKKIVFSCDAGMGSSAMGASILRKKMKAEGIDVAVTNTAISDIPQDADVVITQKTLTDRARSVAPNAEHISIDNFLKSPEYDALVERLK, via the coding sequence ATGAGTAACTTGGACCAAACGTCCAATTCCAAAGGCGGTCTCCGGGTAGGCGTTCAGCGTTTTGGCCGATTCCTGAGTGGTATGGTTATGCCGAATATGGGTGCATTTATTGCCTGGGGGCTAATTACGGCCATGTTTATCAAAACAGGCTGGTTCCCTAACGAAACGATTGCAACGTTAGTAGATCCGATGATCAAATATTTGCTGCCACTTCTTATCGGTTACACTGGAGGTACGATGGTGCATGGCCAGCGTGGTGGTGTCATTGGTGCCATCATGACTATAGGGGTTATCGTCGGCAGTGACATTCCGATGTTCCTGGGTGCCATGATTGCCGGACCACTGGCTGCATGGATCATCAAAAAGTTCGATAAAGCCGTTGAAGGCAAGATCAAAGCAGGGTTCGAGATGTTGGTTAATAACTTCTCTGCCGGTATTATCGGTGGTATCCTGGCGATCATTGCACTGCTGGGTATCGGACCTGCTGTAGAAGGAATTAGCACCGTATTATCGGCTGGTGTACAGGGGCTGATGAATCTGGGATTGCTCCCACTCGTCAACCTGATCATTGAACCAGGGAAGGTATTGTTCCTGAACAATGCAATCAACCACGGCATTCTAACACCGATTGCAACAGATCAAGCAAGAGAATTGGGTCAATCCGTATTATACATGCTTGAATCGAACCCGGGTCCCGGACTTGGCATCCTGCTGGCTTACTGCTTCTTCGGTCGTGGAACAGCAAGATCTTCCGCACCGGGTGCGGTGATCATCCACTTCTTCGGGGGAATTCATGAAATTTATTTCCCTTACATTCTGATGAAACCGATTCTGATTCTTGCGGCAATCGCAGGCGGCGTGGCAGGTACAGCAACCTTCATGCTTACTGGAGCAGGACTGGTCTCAGCACCTTCACCGGGTAGTATCATTGCATATTCCCTGTTAACGCCAAAAGGTGGATATCTGCCGATGCTCGCCGGGGTGGCTGTGGCCGCTATCGTATCCTTCCTGGTTGCAGCACTGCTGCTGAAAACAGGTAAGCAAAAAGAAGAAGATCTGGAGTCTGCAGCGAATCGCATGAAAGACATGAAGAGCCAAGGCAATACAGCGAATGCTGCTGTTACAGCAGATAATCGTGAAGCAGACAGAGCCGCGGATTTGGCTTCTTCCGCTGTGAAAGCAAAAACCGATGTGAAGAAAATCGTCTTCTCCTGTGATGCAGGCATGGGTTCAAGTGCCATGGGGGCTTCCATTCTCCGCAAGAAGATGAAAGCCGAAGGGATTGACGTTGCGGTAACCAACACAGCAATCAGTGATATCCCGCAGGACGCAGACGTTGTTATAACGCAGAAGACATTGACGGACCGTGCCCGCAGCGTGGCACCGAATGCAGAACATATATCCATCGACAACTTCCTAAAAAGCCCGGAATACGATGCGCTCGTTGAACGCCTGAAATAA
- a CDS encoding HPr family phosphocarrier protein, which yields MQQTFRITDEDGIHARPATALVNTANKFKGAESFAEANGKKVTLKSILGVLSLGLEQGDTISIIVEGEGEAEALQALTDVMVNEGLGEINA from the coding sequence ATGCAACAAACATTCAGAATTACAGACGAAGATGGTATCCACGCACGTCCGGCGACAGCCTTGGTTAATACAGCTAACAAATTCAAAGGTGCAGAATCCTTTGCAGAAGCTAACGGTAAAAAAGTAACACTGAAATCCATCCTGGGCGTTCTGTCCCTCGGTCTGGAACAAGGCGACACCATCAGCATCATCGTTGAAGGCGAAGGCGAAGCTGAAGCTCTTCAAGCTCTGACTGACGTTATGGTTAACGAAGGGCTGGGCGAAATTAATGCTTAA
- the gcvPA gene encoding aminomethyl-transferring glycine dehydrogenase subunit GcvPA — MSKHRYIPMTEQDQSAMLATIGVNTIEDLFQDIPQEIRYQGELPVSSKLDEYALTRHMSKQAGSNANFETHASFLGAGIYDHHIPSVINHVISRSEFYTAYTPYQPEISQGELQAIFEFQSYICELTGMAVANASMYDGATAFAEAGNLAAAATRRKQLIVSRTVHPEARQVLKAYAHGLNLEIVEIGYQDGVTDWDALQAAVSNDTAAVMIQSPNFFGAVENVKQAADLAHAHKGLLVVSANPLALGMLEAPGKLGADIVVGDAQPLGISASLGGPTCGYFAVSQAHMRRIPGRIVGQTTDRNGKRGFVLTLQAREQHIRREKATSNICSNQALLALSASVYMSTMGRQGMIDVADLNLQKSHYALQALTAIPGVSLTFNAPTFNEFVIQLPDGTDVDALQLKLLDAGFIGGYELGRDYPELAGHMLVAVTERRSKEEIDEFTRVLEGSL; from the coding sequence ATGAGCAAGCACCGCTATATTCCCATGACTGAACAGGATCAGAGCGCCATGCTCGCAACCATCGGTGTGAATACGATTGAAGATCTGTTCCAGGACATTCCGCAGGAGATTCGTTATCAAGGCGAGCTGCCTGTCTCCTCCAAACTGGATGAATACGCACTGACGCGTCATATGTCCAAACAAGCCGGCTCGAATGCCAATTTTGAGACACACGCCAGTTTCCTGGGCGCAGGCATATACGATCATCATATCCCTTCCGTGATTAATCACGTCATTTCCCGTTCCGAGTTCTATACCGCCTATACGCCATATCAGCCCGAAATCAGTCAGGGCGAGCTCCAGGCGATCTTCGAGTTCCAATCGTATATCTGTGAACTGACTGGCATGGCTGTAGCCAATGCGAGCATGTATGATGGCGCGACCGCATTTGCAGAAGCAGGAAATCTGGCCGCTGCGGCAACCCGCCGCAAACAGCTGATCGTCTCCCGTACGGTTCATCCCGAAGCCCGTCAGGTATTGAAAGCCTATGCTCACGGTCTGAATTTGGAGATTGTCGAGATTGGTTATCAGGACGGGGTGACCGATTGGGATGCCCTTCAAGCCGCCGTATCAAATGATACCGCAGCTGTCATGATCCAGAGCCCGAACTTCTTCGGTGCCGTGGAAAATGTAAAACAGGCTGCAGACCTCGCGCATGCGCACAAGGGTCTGCTCGTTGTCAGCGCAAACCCGCTGGCGCTTGGTATGCTCGAAGCTCCAGGCAAGCTGGGTGCCGACATCGTTGTCGGTGATGCACAGCCCCTTGGCATCTCCGCTTCGCTCGGTGGTCCGACATGCGGATATTTCGCTGTATCCCAGGCTCATATGCGCCGGATTCCTGGCCGAATTGTTGGCCAGACAACGGATCGCAACGGCAAACGAGGTTTTGTACTAACACTTCAAGCACGTGAACAACATATCCGCCGCGAAAAGGCGACATCCAATATTTGTTCCAACCAGGCACTGCTTGCCCTAAGCGCTTCGGTGTATATGTCTACTATGGGAAGACAGGGCATGATTGATGTGGCTGACCTGAATTTGCAAAAGAGTCATTATGCTCTTCAAGCACTGACAGCAATTCCTGGAGTCAGCCTGACCTTTAATGCACCCACATTCAATGAATTTGTGATCCAACTCCCTGATGGGACAGACGTTGATGCCCTTCAGTTGAAGCTGCTGGATGCCGGTTTCATCGGTGGATATGAACTTGGACGGGATTACCCGGAGCTTGCCGGACATATGCTGGTCGCTGTTACGGAACGGCGCAGCAAGGAAGAGATTGACGAATTCACACGTGTATTGGAGGGATCGCTGTGA
- the gcvT gene encoding glycine cleavage system aminomethyltransferase GcvT has product MSDLLRTPLYPLYQQYEGVRCIDFGGWELPVQFSGIQKEHEAVRERAGLFDVSHMGEFTVQGEQAEAFLQKLTTNDVTTLVPGQAQYTLMCYPDGGVVDDLLVYKLEDQHYMLVVNASNIDKDWAWLQEHMVPGVSMTNDSAETALLALQGPLAADIIGKVTDTDVSVIEPFRFVLNAEVCGVKLLLSRTGYTGEDGFELYVQADQAAAVWNGLMEAGADHGLVPAGLGARDTLRFEAKLPLYGQELSPTISPLEAGVGMFVKLNAGPFIGHEALLQQKNDGPARKLVGIEVLERGIPRPHYPIYAEGVQIGEVTTGTQSPTLKRNLGLALINSQYAALGTPLEIEIRGKKLKAEVVKTPFHKRTRTSKTPTQGAEQA; this is encoded by the coding sequence ATGTCCGATTTGCTTAGAACTCCACTCTATCCACTTTATCAGCAATATGAAGGTGTACGGTGCATCGATTTTGGAGGCTGGGAGCTTCCGGTGCAATTCAGCGGGATTCAGAAGGAACATGAAGCGGTGCGTGAACGGGCTGGACTGTTCGATGTATCCCACATGGGTGAATTCACGGTGCAGGGTGAACAGGCCGAAGCATTTTTGCAGAAACTGACGACCAACGACGTAACTACACTGGTTCCCGGCCAGGCACAATACACATTAATGTGTTACCCGGACGGTGGCGTAGTGGACGATCTGCTCGTTTACAAGCTGGAAGATCAGCATTATATGCTCGTCGTGAATGCCTCCAATATCGACAAGGACTGGGCATGGCTGCAGGAGCACATGGTCCCTGGGGTGAGCATGACGAATGACTCCGCGGAAACAGCTCTGCTGGCTCTACAGGGCCCGCTTGCTGCAGACATCATCGGAAAAGTTACAGATACCGACGTATCTGTAATCGAGCCTTTCCGTTTTGTACTGAATGCTGAGGTCTGTGGTGTAAAACTGCTGCTGTCCCGCACCGGTTATACCGGAGAAGACGGCTTCGAACTATACGTACAGGCAGATCAGGCCGCTGCGGTCTGGAACGGATTGATGGAGGCGGGTGCTGACCACGGACTGGTTCCGGCTGGACTTGGTGCACGGGATACACTTCGATTCGAAGCGAAGCTGCCCCTCTACGGACAGGAACTATCGCCGACCATTTCACCGCTGGAAGCAGGCGTTGGCATGTTTGTGAAGCTGAATGCCGGACCTTTTATCGGACACGAAGCGTTATTGCAGCAAAAGAATGATGGACCTGCCCGCAAACTCGTCGGCATTGAAGTGCTGGAACGCGGGATTCCACGTCCCCACTATCCCATCTACGCGGAAGGCGTGCAGATCGGGGAAGTAACAACCGGTACACAGTCCCCTACGCTGAAGCGCAATCTGGGGCTCGCCCTGATTAACAGCCAATATGCTGCACTCGGCACCCCGCTCGAGATTGAGATTCGTGGCAAAAAGCTGAAAGCTGAAGTTGTGAAGACCCCTTTTCATAAACGGACACGTACGTCAAAGACACCTACCCAAGGAGCTGAGCAAGCATGA
- the gcvH gene encoding glycine cleavage system protein GcvH, which yields MSELKSDFLYSEEHEWVQTVGEDTVRIGITEFAQHQLGDIVFVELPDLESDVKAEDSIGTIESVKTVSDLFSPVSGSIIAVNEALQDAPELVNSSPYEEGWMIEIRVEGDLTAALSKLMNADAYRKHTEE from the coding sequence ATGAGCGAATTGAAAAGTGATTTCCTGTACAGTGAAGAGCACGAGTGGGTGCAAACCGTAGGGGAGGATACTGTACGGATCGGCATTACCGAGTTCGCGCAGCATCAGCTGGGTGACATTGTGTTTGTGGAATTGCCTGACCTTGAATCGGATGTAAAAGCAGAAGACAGCATTGGTACGATTGAATCCGTTAAAACGGTTTCGGATTTGTTTTCTCCGGTAAGCGGTTCGATTATTGCTGTGAATGAAGCACTGCAGGATGCACCTGAACTCGTCAACAGTTCACCTTACGAAGAAGGCTGGATGATTGAGATTCGTGTTGAAGGTGATCTGACAGCAGCGTTGTCTAAACTTATGAATGCAGATGCATATCGTAAGCATACCGAGGAGTGA
- a CDS encoding BglG family transcription antiterminator, with the protein MSITKRQREIVEFLLEHPQEVTAGDIAIAVKVSTRTVHRELQMIEKWLAPFGMKLEKKSGTGVRIDPGSDDLASLREQLELNEYVEFTPEERKLFMLCILLDEAEPVKLLALASDLRVTVSTVSNDLDELEPRIRQAGLKLVRRRGYGVKINGSETAYRAAIAGLALEYLDESDLFGRQPDQGISKVNQKLLGMIGHRDVLTVENALWQPDIDWLENIPERQYTKLLIQLSVALVRIRRGFTVGRIPSSDKKAVYPSTGDQSVPEYMAARLCSVLSDQLGISFAKEEQSYLHKLLIETEQLIHSTRLLPVDDLVLLDMVRSLMDQMQGRTGYAFQEDRLLREGLIAHMQPVMERIGGRQSIRNPLLQQIRKDYDSLFGDVKNAVHDAWPDTDVPDEEIGFLVMHFGASIERLRVLKREIRAIIVCTSGIGSSRMLSSRLSKEIPEIRIVDSASWYEAARIPEEDYDLILSTVDLPMEPHQYYKVSPLLTAEESERLRLYIQNTTLQRVQDKYGESKSSGKAPDRHADPAGLDATLIEIVRITGKFQVFPLDNRKMGFYETAFAMCKVLQESGVLKDPEEIARLLEAREKVGSQKIPDTSLALFHTRSDGIYRPSISLFQLSEPLLVTTEDPVGVSHILLMVGPRELSRESLEVLSEISALLLQDEMITLLEKGIRDDLIHYLSRELVGFYRSKTEIGG; encoded by the coding sequence ATGAGTATTACGAAAAGACAGCGTGAAATTGTGGAGTTCCTGTTGGAACATCCGCAGGAAGTAACCGCCGGCGACATTGCAATAGCGGTCAAAGTCAGCACACGAACCGTCCATCGGGAGCTTCAGATGATTGAGAAGTGGCTTGCACCCTTTGGCATGAAATTGGAAAAAAAATCAGGAACCGGGGTCCGCATAGACCCTGGTTCCGATGATTTGGCTTCACTGCGTGAGCAGCTGGAGCTGAACGAATATGTGGAGTTTACGCCCGAAGAGCGTAAACTCTTCATGCTTTGTATTTTGCTGGATGAGGCGGAGCCTGTAAAACTGCTTGCGCTCGCATCAGATCTGAGAGTAACGGTCTCGACCGTGAGTAATGATCTGGATGAACTGGAACCCCGGATTCGTCAAGCGGGCCTGAAGCTGGTTCGCAGGAGAGGATACGGAGTGAAGATCAATGGCAGTGAAACAGCCTATCGCGCAGCAATCGCAGGACTTGCGCTTGAATATCTGGATGAATCTGATCTGTTCGGAAGGCAGCCTGACCAGGGGATTTCCAAGGTGAACCAGAAGCTGCTGGGCATGATTGGCCATCGTGATGTACTGACGGTCGAGAATGCCTTATGGCAGCCGGATATTGACTGGCTCGAAAATATTCCCGAGCGCCAGTATACCAAATTGCTTATTCAACTGTCCGTTGCGCTGGTGCGCATTCGCAGGGGGTTTACCGTCGGGCGTATTCCTTCTTCGGATAAAAAAGCGGTTTACCCTTCTACTGGAGATCAGAGTGTGCCTGAATACATGGCTGCGAGACTATGCAGCGTGCTCTCCGATCAGCTTGGCATCTCGTTTGCCAAGGAAGAACAGAGCTATTTGCACAAATTACTAATTGAAACCGAGCAGCTTATTCACTCCACACGCTTACTGCCTGTTGACGATTTGGTATTGCTGGACATGGTTCGTTCCCTGATGGATCAGATGCAGGGGAGAACGGGCTATGCATTCCAGGAGGATCGTCTTCTGCGAGAAGGGCTGATTGCCCATATGCAGCCGGTGATGGAGCGGATTGGCGGCAGGCAAAGCATACGTAACCCGCTGCTTCAGCAGATTCGCAAGGATTACGATTCATTGTTCGGGGATGTGAAGAACGCGGTGCATGACGCATGGCCGGATACGGACGTGCCGGATGAGGAAATTGGATTCCTGGTCATGCATTTTGGCGCTTCGATCGAGCGATTGCGTGTGCTGAAGCGCGAGATTCGGGCCATTATCGTGTGCACAAGCGGAATTGGCTCATCCCGTATGCTGTCCAGCCGGTTGTCCAAGGAGATTCCGGAGATCCGGATCGTTGACAGTGCTTCATGGTACGAGGCTGCACGGATCCCTGAAGAGGACTATGACCTCATTTTATCCACAGTCGATCTGCCGATGGAACCGCATCAGTATTACAAGGTGAGTCCCTTGTTAACAGCGGAAGAAAGCGAACGTTTGCGTCTGTACATTCAAAATACGACGCTGCAGCGGGTACAAGATAAATATGGAGAGAGTAAATCAAGTGGAAAGGCACCTGACCGCCATGCTGATCCGGCGGGGCTTGATGCCACACTCATTGAAATCGTTAGAATCACAGGCAAGTTTCAGGTATTTCCACTGGATAACCGCAAGATGGGCTTTTATGAAACGGCATTTGCCATGTGCAAGGTACTGCAGGAATCCGGGGTGCTGAAGGACCCGGAAGAGATCGCCAGGCTGCTTGAAGCGCGTGAGAAGGTGGGCAGCCAGAAAATTCCGGATACATCACTCGCGCTGTTTCATACCCGCAGTGATGGCATTTATAGGCCGTCCATTAGCCTGTTCCAATTATCAGAGCCGCTGCTTGTGACGACGGAGGACCCGGTTGGCGTCAGCCATATCCTACTGATGGTTGGACCGAGGGAGTTATCCCGGGAGAGCCTGGAGGTGCTAAGCGAGATCAGCGCATTGTTACTGCAGGATGAGATGATTACACTGCTGGAAAAGGGAATCAGGGACGATCTTATTCATTATCTGTCCCGGGAATTGGTTGGATTTTATCGAAGTAAAACCGAAATTGGAGGTTAA